GCATCACGGCCTCGGTGGCGGTCGGACCGCTCGATGGGCCCGGCGACACCCAGCTCGAGATGGTGGTGCCGACCACCGGCAATCAAATGTACGTGGTGGAGCCCAACGGCTCGATCCGGCCGGGCTTCCCGTTCTTCTTCAAGGCCTCGGGCAGCAGCAAGAGCCCATCGCCGGCGCTGGCCGACATGAACGGGGATGGCTTCCTCGACATCGTGGCTGCTTCGACCAACGGCGGCATCTATGTCGTCGATCGCAACGGCGGTCTGGTGTTCCCGTGGTCGAACATCCGCTACAGCTCCCTCACCAACGGTGCTTCCGAGAGCAGCCCGGTGGTCGCCGACATCAACGGCGACGGCCTGCCCGACGTGATCATGGGCGGGGAGGACCAGACCCTCGCCGCGCTGGGGAACAACGGGCAGATGCTGCCGGGCTTCCCGATCGTGCTGGGGGGCGAGATCCGCGGCACGCCAGCGGTGTGCGACTGCGACGGCGACGGCAAGACCGAGATCGTGCTGGCCGGCTGGGACAAGCTGCTGCACGTCTGGGACTACGACTTCCAGTTCTCGCCGGGACACGTTCCGCCATGGCCGCAGTTCCATCACGACGCGCGGCGCACCGGGCTCGCCACCACTCCGATCCTGACCGGTGTGAACGATCCCGCGAGTGCGGCGCCCGCGGCGGTGGAGTTCGCGATCCCGGCGCCCAATCCGGCGCGCACCGGGACGCGGTTCGACTACGCGATTCCGTCGGATCGGGCCGGCCAGTCGCTCGACCTCTCGATCTACGACTTGAGCGGCCGCCGCGTGCGCACTCTGGCTTCGGGGCCCGCCAAGGCCGGCCGTTTCACCGCACGTTGGGACCTGCGCTCCGACGCCGGCTCGGTTTCGCGCACCGGCGTCTACTTCGCCCGCTTCCGCCTCGGCTCGGAAGAGCGCGCACACAAGCTCGTCGTCATGGAGTGAGCGCGTTCGACATCGCTTGACCGCGCGCGGCGCGCCCCCTAGGGTGGCGCGCCGCCGCGTTTATCCCGGGGACATTCGATGAGCGTCCGCGTTCGATTCGCGCCGAGCCCGACCGGTCACCTGCACGTGGGCGGCGCGCGCACCGCGCTGTTCAACTACCTCTTCGCTCGCGCGAAGGGCGGCGTCTTCGTCCTGCGCATCGAAGATACCGACGTCGCTCGCTCGACCGACGAATCGCTCTCGGGGATTCTCCAGAGTCTGCGCTGGCTCGGCCTCGGCTGGGACGAAGGCCCCGGCGCCGGCGGCGATCACGGCCCCTACCTCCAATCGGAACGCGCCGCGTACTACCGCCGGCACGCCGACGCGCTGCTCGAAGCCGGGCGCGCCTATCCCTGCTTCTGCACGCCGGAAGAGCTCGAAGCGCGCCGCCAGCGCCAGCTCGAGCGCGGCGAGCCGCCCCGTTACGACGGCCGCTGCCGCGGGCTGGATGCCGCGGCGCGAGCGGCGCAGCGGGCGGCCGGCCGCAAGTCGGCGCTTCGATTCGCGCTCGACGCGTCGGGGGAGACGGGCTGGGACGACGTGGTGCGCGGGCGAGTCGCGTTCCAGAACGAGGTGCTCGACGATTTCGTGCTGCTGCGCTCGGACGGCGGCCCCACCTACAATTTCGCGTGCGTGGTCGATGACCACGAAATGGAGATCAGTCACGTGATCCGCGGCGACGATCACATCTCCAACACGCCGCGGCAGATCCTGCTGTATCGGGCGTTCGGCTGGCCGACGCCGGTCTTCGCGCACGTCCCGATGATCCTCGGCCACGACGGCTCACGGTTGTCGAAGCGCCACGGCGCGACCTCGGTCGAGGCGTTCGGCGAGCTGGGTTACGTGGCTCCGGCCCTGGTCAACTTCCTGGCGCTGCTCGGCTGGTCCTACGACGGACAGCGCGAGCTGTTCACCCTGGGCGAGCTCGAGCGCGTGTTCTCGCTCGAGCGGGTGGGCACGAATCCCGCGATCTTCAATCTCGAGAAACTCGAATGGATGAACGGACAGTACCTGAAGCAGATGAGTGTCGACGAACGCACGCGTCTCGCGGTCGATTGGCTCGAGCGACATGGTTACGATCTGAGCGGTCGCGCCGCGGAGTGGAAGGCGACGCTGATCGGCTCGATCGGCGACCGCTTGAAGACCCTGGCCGACGCCGAACGTTACGGCGCATTCGCGCTGCGTGAAGAGCTGGAAATGGATCCCACGGCATGGTCCGAGCTGATCGGCAAGGACGAGGTCGGGCCGCGTCTCGAATCCCTCGCCTCGCGGCTCGAGGCGCTGGCCGAGTTCTCGCTCGCCGAGACCGAGCGCGTGACGCGCTCGCTCGCCGCCGAGCTCGGCCTCAAGGCCGGCGAGCTGATCGGGATCGCGCGCGTGGCGCTCACCGGGAAGAAGGTGAGTCCCGGAATCTTCGAGGTGATGTGGCTGTTGGGGCGCGATCGCTGTCTGGCGCGACTCCGCTCGGCGGCGCGAGGATGGAGCGAAGCGCGCGCCGGTTCGAGCGCGTGAGCGCGATCCGCGGGCCCCGCGCCAGGCAACGAAACAGGCCGCCGGTCTTGCTGGGTCCGGAGGCCTTTGCTAGATTCCCGGGCCGTTTCTGCTGCCCGGTGGTGTAACGGTAGCACGACTGGCTCTGGACCAGTTAGTCGAGGTTCGAATCCTTGCCGGGCAGCCACCTCGCATCGCAGCGGCCGACGCGGCTCGCCACCCAGACAATCGAGGCGCTATCGTCTAGGGGTCCAGGACAGGTGGTTCTCAGCCATCAGACCGGGGTTCGAATCCCCGTAGCGCTACCATTTGCAGCACGCCGCGAACCCGCCGGGCTCCTTCGCCCCGGCGGGTTCCGTCGTTGAGACGGATTCACGCGTTCGTTCCGCTCACTTCTTCACTTCTCCGGATGATCGAGGGTGCGAAGCCGGGGGATGTCGTTCTCGTCAACCCAGAGGCTCGCGCGACTGCGGCCGTCGGCGCCGAATAGCGACAGGCGCGGCGTTCCCTCGGGCAGCACCGCCAGCTCGACGCGGCGCGTGTACAGGGTGTCGAGCATGCGCAGGCTGAGCGTTCCGTCGCGACGCAGCGCCCACAGCGCGCGCGCCTTTCCGCGGTCGTCGTTGAGACGGAACGCCGGAGTGCCGTCCGCCCACAGCGACCATTCGGCGCGTGGCGGCTGCCCGGGCTCGCGCAGCACGATGCGGCGCGCCGAGTATTCGCCGGTGCCGGGCAGAATACGTTGAGCGACCTCGAGCACCGCGAGCAGGATCAGCAGGATGACGATTCCGGCCCAGCGCTCCTCCCGGCGCTCGAGCCGGGCGAGGCGCTCGTCCATGTCGAGCGCCGGGTGTTCGGGTGTGGGCATGAGGAGGTCTCCATCGAGTGGGGCTGCCGGAACTCTCGCGTCCACCGAAGCTTCGCGGGACGCAGAGCGCGAGCCGTGACACGCTGCGCAATCTGCCACAGCGACGCGCAAATTGCATGACGTAACGGGGCTAACGCTTTATGGGGCAGTCCATTGACAGCCCGTTCGGGGGTCCCTACAATCGCCCTCGTCCGAGCTTGCAGACCCTTTCGACGCTTGAAGTTCTTGTCATGACGGGCGGACCTTCCGCGAAGTTCGCCCGCAGGCAGGCCGGCCGGTTCTCAGGACGCGACTCCCTCCTCCGGCCGGGCTGCCTCGATCACTCGGGCACGAACCTCGCAGGAGTCCCTACGACACCGTACGTACCGGTCAGGGCCCGTTCGACCCGCCCGAGGGGAAGGACCCCTCTTTGAGCGGGAATTCCGATTTGGCCCCCAAGCGAACCCGGCGTCCGGCGTCGTCGAGGACGCGCGTGGGCCTCAGGCAAACCCCGAGATTCTTCCTGCTCACCCTGGGCTACGCCCTGGTGGTGAACGCCTGCTTCTTGATCGCGCTGTTGCTCCGCTTCGAGGGCAGCATTCCGGCGCGCTACTGGCACGGCTGGCTCCAGGTCGCGCCGTGGTTCACGCTGCTGTCGCTGATCGGCTACCGCGTGTCGGGGCTCTACCACGGGCTCTGGCGGTACGCGAGCACCGTGACGCTCTTCCAGGTCTTCAAAGGCGCCACGCTCTCGGCGCTCGCGCTGTTCATGATCGACCTGTTCAGCCGCGATCCATCGTTCCCGCGCAGCGTCATCCCGATGATGTGGGTCTGGCAGATCGTCATCCTGGGCGCGATGCGGTTTGCCTGGCGCCTGTCGCGCGAGCGCGTGCTCGGACCGATCAGCAGCTCGCGCGCCGTGCGCACGCTGGTGGTCGGCGCGGACCCCACCGGCGTTCATCTCATCCAGGAAATGCGCCGCACCGCCGAGGGGCCCGACCACCTGGTGCCGGTCGGATTCATCGACGAGGATCCGCGGCTCACCGGCGGCCTGGTCGAGGGGATCAAGGTGCGCGGCACGATCGCCGACCTGTCGCGCGCGATTCAGGAAGCGCGCGCCGAGATGGTGGTCGTCTCCGACGCCGACATGCCGGCCAAGGTGGTCCGCGAGATCGCGCGCTTCTGCGCCGAGGCGAACATCCGCATCAAGACCCTGCCGGGCCTCTCCGATCTCCAGCACGGCCGCACCACGCTGTCTCAGATGCGCGACATGCGGATCGAGGACCTGCTCGGCCGCCAGCCGGTACAGCTCAACCTCGGCGAGCTGGCGGACTTCCTGCGCGGCCAGCGCGTGATGGTGACCGGGGCGGGCGGCTCGATCGGCTCCGAGCTGGCGCGCCAGGTGGCGGGTTTCGAGCCCGCCGAGATCGTGCTGCTCGATCACGCCGAGAACGGGCTTTACTACGTGCACCACGAGCTGGTCGCGCAGCACCCCGCGCTGCGCATTCATCCGGTGGTCGCGGACATCCAGGACGCGGCCGGCGTCGAGCTCGCGTTCCACCGCTTCCGCCCGCACGTCGTGTTCCACGCCGCCGCGCACAAGCACGTGCCGCTGCTCGAGGCCAACCCTCGCGAGGCGGTGCTCAACAACATTCTCGGCACCCGCAATCTGGTCGAAGCCGCGGATCAGAACGGCGTGGTCAAGTTCGTGTTGATCTCCACCGACAAGGCCGTGAATCCGACCAGCGTCATGGGCGCCTCCAAGCGGGTCTGCGAGATGATTCTGCAGAGCCGCTCGCAGCGGAGCCGCACGCGTTTCGTCGCGGTGCGCTTCGGCAACGTGCTGGGCAGCGACGGCTCGGTGATTCCGCTGTTCCAGAAACAGATCGCGCGCGGCGGACCGATCACGGTGACGCACCCGGAGGCGCGCCGCTACTTCATGACCATCCCCGAGGCCGTGCGTCTGGTGCTGCAGGCGGGGGCGATGGGCCGCGGCGGCGACGTCCTGCTGCTCGACATGGGCGAGCAGGTGAGAATCGTGGATCTCGCGCGACAGTTGATCCGCATGTCGGGCATGCGCGAGGGCGAGGACATCGAGATCCTCTTCACCGGCCTCCGGCCGGGCGAGAAGCTCTACGAAGAGCTGCACTCCGACGCCGAGCGCACCCGCATCACGCGTCACGAGCGCATTCTGGTCTGGGAGCTCGACGCCCGCCGCGAGGACGAGCTGAACCAGGAGGTCAACGAACTGATCGCGCTGGCGCGCCGCGGCGCGGCCGAGCCCATCAAGCACCAGCTCCATCGCCTCGTCCCCGAGTACGTCGAACCACAGCTCTCGCCGGTGCTGCCCTCGGAAGCGGCGGCGCCGGTCGTCGAGCTGCCGGGTGCGCCTCAGCCCGACCGCTCGGCCGCCTCCGAGCGCGACTGGGGAGAACTGGCGCGTCGCGTCGCGGAAGCCACCTTCGCCGGCGTGCTGCTGGTTGCCGCCGCTCCGCTGTGGGCGCTGCTGGTGTTCGAGGCGCGGCAGCGCGGCCATCGCGAGGTGCTGAACCACGAGACGCGCATCGGCATGTCGCGCCGGCGCGGGCAGCGCCGCGCGCTTCGCCGCGACACCGCCATCGATCGACGCAGCATCGAGCGTCGTACGCAGGACCTGCTGGGCGCGCCCATCCGCTGCGCGCGATTCCGCAACGATCTCGGGCCCCTCAGCCGGTTCGTCGCCCGCCGGCGACTCGACAAGCTCCCCTATCTGCTCAACGTTCTCCGTGGCGAAATGGCCCTGGTGGGCCCCAAGCCGGAGAAGGAGGAACTCGTGCTCCGCTGGGCCGGGGTGGTTCCCGACTACGACCGTCGCTTCAGCGTGCTGCCCGGCGTGACCGGGCTCGCGCAGGTGTCGCTGTGCTCGGACTCGGATGCCGATGGCGTGGCCCGCCGGGTCCAGTACGATCTGTATTACATTGATCACCGTACGCTGCTGCTCGACCTGCGTACCCTGTTGCGCACGGTTCGGGTGGTCTGGCAGAACCCTCGCCGGCTCTCGCCAGCCCCGCAGGGAAGAATCGCGGCGGGCGCCGCGGTCAAAGGAGTGACCCAATGAGGCGAAGCCGCAGAGCCGCGTGGCGGTGGTGGCCGGCGCTGATCGCCATGGTCGCGCTGGTCATTCCGGCTCGAGCCGAGGAGTACATCCTCGGTCCGGAGGACGTGGTGCAGGTTTCGGTCTGGCTCCATCCGGAGCTCGACAAGACCCTGCCGGTGGGCGCCGATGGCAACATCACCTTCGCCCCGATCGGCCAGGTGAAGGCGGGTGGGCTGACCGCCAAGCAGCTGGGAGACCGGCTGGCGGACCGCCTCTCGAGCTACCTGCGCCAGACCACCACCTGCACGGTGACCATCACCCAGTTCCTGAGCCGCAGCGTGTACGTGGTGGGGGCGGTCAACCGACCGGGCCGCTATGGATTCGAGACCATGCCCGGGCTGGTGGACCTGCTCAGCCAGGCGGGCGGGGCGGTCGCCGGAGCGGATCTTTCGCGGGTGCAGATCCTCCGCCGCGAGGGCGAGTCCCGTCGCGTCATCAACGCGGACGTGGCCACCGCGCTGCAGAGCGGGATCGGGACCGACCTTCCGGAGCTGAAGCCCGGCGACACGGTGGTGGTCAACACCTCGGGCGGGGGCGCCTACTCGGGCGGCCCGGGCGACGCGATCTCGATCATGGGCGAGGTGATGAAGCCCGGACTCTATCCGGCCGGCTCGGGCCTCGATCTGTGGGTGCTGATGGCGCAGGCGGGCGGATTCACTCCCAACGCCAATCTGAAGAAGGTCCGCATCATCACCCAGGCCGACCAGGGCTCCCAGGTGAGGGTGTACGATCTCGACACCGCGGCGTGGATTTCGGGCGGGAAACCGGTGCTGGTCAAGCCCGGCGAGGTCGTGTTCGTGACCTCCAGGCACACCAATCCGATCTGGGCGGCGTTCGTCACCATTCTCCCGATCACGCTCAACATCCTCAACGTCGCGCTGGCCGTCGAGCTGCTGAACGGAAACGTGCATCGATGACGAACGAAGCCGCACCCGCCTCGAGATCGAGCTTTGACTACCACGAGCTGCTGCGAGTGGCGTCGCGCCGCCGCTGGCTGCTGGTCATTCCGTGGGTCGCGGCGCTCGGTCTCGGAATCGCCGCGGCCTTCCTGCTCAAACCCGTGTACTTCAGCTCGACCACCATGCTGCTCGAGAAGGCGACCCAGCTGTCGGGGCCGCTCGGCGGCATGGTCGGGGGCGGCGACAATTCCGACCAGCAGGCCGAGGTGATGCGTGACGAGGTGCAGAGCAGCCTGTTCCTGCGCAGCGTCATCACCGCCGCCGGCCTGAAGAGCGATCCGGCGACGAGAGCGTGGGCGCTCAAACAGGGTGGACACATTCCCGGCGCCTCGGAGGACGAATCGATCGAATCGTTCCTGATCGATTACCTGCGGGAAGCCATCACCATTCGCCGCCAGCGTGGGAACATCTTCGTCGTGACGGTCGGTGACTACAGCGCCCCGCGCGCCCGCAAGCTGGCCGAGGGAGTCGCCGATCAGTTCGTGCTGTCCTCCAAGGCGGCGCAGCTCGAGGCGGTGCGCGCCACTCAGGAGTTCAGCGTCGAGCAGCAGCAGATCTATCGTCGGCGGCTCGACGAGGCCGAGTCGAAGCTCGAGGCCGCGCGTCGCGCGAACGTGGCCACCACGCTCACCGGCGGCGTCGTCACGGCATCGAATCTCCAGCTCGCCCGCTCGCTGCTCGACCAGGCCAATTCCGAGGTCGATGAGCAGAAGCAGCTGGCCGCGCGCCTGAAGGGGCAGTTCCCGAGCGAGATTCGGGAGAACGACCCGGCCCAGCTCTCGAGCGCCAATGCCACGCGGCTGGTCGCGCAGATCGCCTCACTCGAGAGGCAGCTGGCGACGGTGCAGCTCGGCCCCACCTCGGACGGCGGCGCCTCGGCGCGGCTCGACATCAGCCGCAAGGTCGCCGAGCTCGAGACCGAGCTCACCAACAACGCCGCGCGCGCGCTGCCCACGCTCGGGCCGGACTCGCGCGATCTGCTGGTCCGTTATCGCCTCGCCCAGGGCGACGTCGAGGCGCGACAGTCGCGTCGCGACTTTCTGAAGGACGAGATCGACACCTACGAGAAACGCACGGTCTCTGGACCCGATCAGGACCTGGCGATCGCGCACCTGCAGGAGGAGGCCGACAACGCGCGCGCGCTCTACAACTCGTTCCTGCAGCAGTCGGCGGCGGCGCAGATCTCGGAGGCGTTCCAGAACGCCAAGGTCAGCGGCCATTTCGAGGTGCTGGAGCCGGCCAACCTGCCGCGCACTCCGGGCAAGCCGAATCGTCCGGTACTGATCCTCCTCTCGTTCCTGGTCGGCGGCCTGATCGGCGTGGGCTCGATCCTGTTCGTCGAGCAGCACGACCAGTCCATGAAGAACGCCGAGGAAGTGGAGAGCCTGCTGGGTCTGCCGGTGGTGGGCGCGATCCCCCGGGTCGAGGAGCTGCAGCGCTCCTCGCGGCGTTCGCGCGGCACTCCGGCGACGCCCGGCGTCGCTCCGGCCACGCCGGCGCGCGATCGCGGATTGCTGCATCGTCTCAAGGTCGAGAGTCCACTCGGCCTGGAGTTCCGCCGCATCTATCTCAATCTGGCGCGCACGCGCGGCCGATCGCTGCCGCGCACCATCGCGGTGACCAGCGCGACGCGCGGCGAGGGCAAGACCACCAGCACGGCGTGCCTGGCGCTGACTCTGGCCCGCGAGCTGCGCGAGAAGATCCTGCTCGTGGACTTCGATCTGCGGAGCCCCTCGCTCCATCGCGCTCTCGGCCTGCCGGGCGCGAGCTGGGGGCTGGCGCAGATGCTCCAGCATCGGAATTTCGACGAGCGATTCATCCGCGCCACCGTGCAGCCGGGGCTCGACTTCCTCCCGGCCGGACGTAGCGAGCGGCCGGCCTCGGAGCTGATCGACACCGCCAGCGTCGAATGGTTCCTCGAGGAGGCGAGCTCGCGCTATCCGCTGGTGCTGATCGACGCGGCGCCGAATCTCGCCGTGCCCGACGCGCTGATCCTCGGCCGCGCGGTGGAAGGCGTGCTGTACGTGATCAAGGCCGGCAGCACGGTGCGCAAGGCGGCCGAGTACGGTGTCAAGGTTCAGCGCGAGGCGCGGGAAAACCTGCTCGGCGTCCTGCTCAACGACGTGGGCGAGATCCTGCCGCAGTACTACGGCTATCGCGCCAACACCTACGGGTATTCCTCCGAGGCCGCGGGCGGCGGAGATCACTAGGCGGCGGGCCCGCCCGCCGGTCCCGAGCGCGGGCGTGGCGCTTTCAGGCAGAGACTAGTCGCTTCGGAGGATCCGCGACGTGCGAAGCATCCGCGTCCTGCGAAACGTCGTCACCAACTACCTGCGCCTGCTCCTCGGCGGCCTGATGGGCTTCCTCATCACGCCGGTGATGGTGCATCTGCTGGGCGATCGCGACTACGGGCTGTGGATCACGGTCTTCTCGTTCACGGGCTACTTCGGCCTGATCGATCAGGGCATCCGGCCGTCGCTGGTGCGCTACGTCTCGCGCGACCACGCCCGCGGCGACCGCGAGGCGTTGGAGCGGACCATCAGCAGCGCGCTCGGGCTGTTCTCGATCGCCGGCGTGCTGACGCTGCTGGTCACGGTGGTGGTGGCGAGCGAGTTCCACCGCTGGTTCTCGGTGAGCGCGATCCCGGGGCGAGAGCTGTTCGAGGTCGTGATGATCGCCGGGGGATCGGTGGCACTCGGATTCCCGCTCGGCGTGTTCGGCGCCGTGCTTTCAGGGCTTCAGCGCTATGACCTCGGCAACGCGATCGGCATGGGCATCGCGGTCCTGCGCGCGCTGGTGTTCGTCACGGTGCTGCGCATGGGCGGCGGCCTGGTGCAGCTGGCATGGGCGTCGCTGATCATGAACCTGCTGGGTCACGCGCTCTCGATGGCGCTGGCGCTCCGGCTGCTGCCCGGTCTTCATCTGGGCCCGAGCCGGGTGGACCGCGCGACCTTGCGCGTGATCGGCGCCTACAGCGGGGTGGCGTTCGTCGGCGCGCTGGCCTCGAGCATCGCCTTCCAGACCGACGCGCTGGTGATCACCGCCTTCCTCAGCGCCGCGGCGGTGACGCCGTTCGCGCTCGCTGCCGGCCTGGTCGAGAACGTGCGCTCGATGGTCTACTCGGCCACGTTCGTGCTGTCGCCCACCGCCAGCGAGATGGAGACCCGCGGGGAGACTACCCAGCTCCACGCCATGCTGCTCGCCGGCGCCAAGTACTCGGTGCTGCTGAGCTGGCCGGTGCTGTTCGGACTCCTGATCTTCGGCGAGAACTTCCTGGTCACCTGGGTGGGGCCGAAGTACGCCACCGCGCATTCCTGGCTGCGATTGTTCACCGCGCACGGCCCGCAGGCCTCGGCCGGGCAGGTCCTGGCGATCCTGACGCTGCCGACGCTGCTGTCGCTGCCGCAATCCACGGCTTCGGCGTTGCTGTTCGGGGTGAGCCGGCACCATGGCGTGGTGGCGCTCTCGCTCGCCAACGCGCTCGTCAACCTCGGGCTGTCGCTGTGGTGGGTGCATCCCTGGGGCCTGGCCGGCGTCGCGCTCGGGACGGCGGTGCCGCTCGCGCTGCTCTCGGGAGTCGCGACCGCGGTGTACGCGTGCCGCGAGCTGGGACTCTCGGTGGCACGCTACCTCTGGGAGGGCATGGGGCGAGCCGGGATCGCGAGCCTCGCGTTCCTCCTGCCGGCCGCCGCGGTCAACGCGCTGTGGCATCCGATGGGGTGGATTCCTCTCGCGCTGTCGGGCGGAGGCTGCTGGCTGGTGTTCGCGGCGTGCGCCTGGTGGGGGGTGGTGGATCCGCCCGAACGTGCGCGCTGGGGGCGCATGCTCTCGGGTCTGATCGGACGGGCGCCGGTGGCGGGAGGCGCATGATGCGGGTCAGTGTGCTGCTCAGCGCCTGGAACGCCGAATGGTGCATCGAGCGTTCGCTCGACAGCGTATTCGCGCAGACGCGCGCCGCCGACGAAGTGGTGGTGGCCGACGACGGCTCCGAGGACGGCACCGTCGCATTGATCGAGCGCCGTTATGGCACGCGCGTGCGTGTACTGAGACTCCCGCATCGCGGGCTGACCCCCAGCCGCCGTGCTTCGTTCGAGGCCGCGACCGGCGACTGGCTGGCCGTGCTCGACGCCGACGACTGGTGGGAGCCCGCGAAGCTCGCGCGACAGGTGGCGTTCCTGGAGGCCCACCCGGAGCTCCGCTGGTGCGGGACCGACGGCGTCTACGTCTCGGCCGAAGGCGTGATCCGCGACTCGTGGTTCTCGGACTATTTCCATCCGGTGCACGAGCTGCACGGCGATCTGCTGCCGCTGCTGATCGAGCGCTGTTTTCCGCTGGTGAGCAGCATGCTGATCGAGCGGGAGGCCTACGCGGCGTCGGGTGGGTACGATCTCGCGATTCCCTATTCGCAGGACTACGCGCTGTGGCTCAAGCTGGCCTCGCGCCATCCGGGGGGCATGCTGGCGGAGCCGCTGATCCACTACTGGTCGAGTGCCGGTCAACTCTCGCGGCGGCTCGAGCCCCGTTATCGCGACGATCTCGCGCTGATGCGGCGCGTGGCGAACGGCGAGTTCCGGCGCGATCCCGGGCTGCAGCGGCGGGGCGCCGAACGCGCCGCGGCGATCGCGTTCGACCTCGCCATCGTCTGCCTGCGTGATGGGCGCGTGGACGAGGCTCGCGCGCTGCTCGCCGACGCGCGCCGCCACGGTCCGTTGCGGCGGCGGGTGCTGGCGTGGGGTGGCAGCCTCGCGCCTCGAGCCGCGCTCCGGCCGCTGATGCGATCGGGGCTGCTCAAGCGCGCGGTGGGAGGGGCGCGTGCCGGCTCGCCCCGCATCGCCAACTCGCCCGAGGCGGCGCCGTGAGCGCGCCGCTCGAATTCGCGGTGGCGATTCCGGCGCACGACGGGCTGCCGGACGTGCTCGAGGCGGTCGAATCCGCGCTGGCGCAGAAGCTCCCGCCGCGCGAGATCGTGGTGATCGACGACGCCTCGAGCGACGGCACCGGCGCGGCGATCGAGGCACGCTTCGGTTCGCGCGTGCGCGTGGCGCGGCGCGAGCTGGGAAGCGCGGCTGCCGCCCGCAATGCCGCCTGGCGCGAAAGTCGGGCGCCATGGGTCGCGTTCCTCGACGCCGACGACCTCTGGTATCCGGACAAGCTCGCGGTTGCCGCCGAACACCTGGGCGCCGTGCCCGAAGCCGCCTGGTTTTTCAGCGACGGCGCGTTCCGCACGCTCGAGGGGGCGTTGCATCCTTCCTGGCTCTCGATGTGGGCGGATCTCGAGGACGACTACGTCGGACGACCGGTCGCCGCGCTGATCGAGGTGAACTTCATCCTCACCTCGTCGGTGGTGGTGAAGCGCGAGCTGCTCGAGGCCACCGGCGGGTTCGACACGCACCTGAGCCACGCCGAGGACCTCGATCTCTGGATTCGCCTTGCGCGGCGTGCGACGGTCGCGGCCAGCGCTCGCTCGCTGGTGCGCTACCAGCATCGCGCTGGCGGGCTGACGCGCCAGCTCGGCGCCCGACTGATGGGAGACGTCACCCTGTTCTCGCGCCTTGCGGAAGACCGCGAGCTCGCACCCGGGCTGCGCCGGCGCGCGCGCCATCGCGCGGCGCTCGCGCGCTACAAGCTGGCGGTGGCGGCCCTGCGCGAAGGCCAGCCGGCCGCGGCGCGCGGCCATCTTTCCGGCGCGTGGCTGTTCCCCGAGCGGGCGCTGCCGGTGTCGCTGCTGGCCATGGCCAGCCTGCTTCCGCCGTCGCTGCTGGGTCGGCTCAGACGACAGACCTGGGCGACGCGCCCGGTGGTGGCTCCCATGGGCCGGCAGCGACGCGTGGCTCTGCGCAGCGCGGCCGCGGAAGGGGTGAAGTCGTGAGTGTCGAGCCTCGCGGGCGCCCGATCACGACCATCGAGCAGGCGCGCACCGACGCGCAGCGTCAGGCGCGCAGCTTCTCGAGCGTGATCGTGCTGATGGTGGGGATTGCGCTGGCGGTGCTGGTGGTCGGGGCCTACGTGTTCCTCGACTACCACCTGCAGCAGGATCCTCATCGGCTGGTGAAGCTCACGGTCGGCGGCTCGCTGCTGGCGTCCATTCTGCTGGTGCCGCACGTCGGGCTGTTCACCGTGCCGCTGCTCACCCCGTTCATCCTCTGGCTGCCGAAGATGCCGATTCCGGGCGTGAACACGCTCAACATCCTGATGGTCTCGGTGTTCTTCAGCTTCACCCTGCCCCGGGTGCTCCAGCACCAGCCGGTGTTCCGCAACGGCGCGGTCGGCTGGTGCCTGCTCGGCATCCTCGGGCTCGCCGGCATTTCCATCTTCCGCGGCGAGGCCTATCCCACGGGGTACGAGTACGACGCCGGCAAGGCCGGCATCGAGCTGTTTCGAACCGCGATGTGCTTCAGCGTGTTCTTCATCGCACTCGCCATGATCCGCGGTGATCGTCAGCGTCGATTGATGACCTGGGCGGTGGTGCTCGGCCTG
This genomic window from Candidatus Sulfotelmatobacter sp. contains:
- a CDS encoding AAA family ATPase, whose product is MTNEAAPASRSSFDYHELLRVASRRRWLLVIPWVAALGLGIAAAFLLKPVYFSSTTMLLEKATQLSGPLGGMVGGGDNSDQQAEVMRDEVQSSLFLRSVITAAGLKSDPATRAWALKQGGHIPGASEDESIESFLIDYLREAITIRRQRGNIFVVTVGDYSAPRARKLAEGVADQFVLSSKAAQLEAVRATQEFSVEQQQIYRRRLDEAESKLEAARRANVATTLTGGVVTASNLQLARSLLDQANSEVDEQKQLAARLKGQFPSEIRENDPAQLSSANATRLVAQIASLERQLATVQLGPTSDGGASARLDISRKVAELETELTNNAARALPTLGPDSRDLLVRYRLAQGDVEARQSRRDFLKDEIDTYEKRTVSGPDQDLAIAHLQEEADNARALYNSFLQQSAAAQISEAFQNAKVSGHFEVLEPANLPRTPGKPNRPVLILLSFLVGGLIGVGSILFVEQHDQSMKNAEEVESLLGLPVVGAIPRVEELQRSSRRSRGTPATPGVAPATPARDRGLLHRLKVESPLGLEFRRIYLNLARTRGRSLPRTIAVTSATRGEGKTTSTACLALTLARELREKILLVDFDLRSPSLHRALGLPGASWGLAQMLQHRNFDERFIRATVQPGLDFLPAGRSERPASELIDTASVEWFLEEASSRYPLVLIDAAPNLAVPDALILGRAVEGVLYVIKAGSTVRKAAEYGVKVQREARENLLGVLLNDVGEILPQYYGYRANTYGYSSEAAGGGDH
- a CDS encoding oligosaccharide flippase family protein; amino-acid sequence: MRSIRVLRNVVTNYLRLLLGGLMGFLITPVMVHLLGDRDYGLWITVFSFTGYFGLIDQGIRPSLVRYVSRDHARGDREALERTISSALGLFSIAGVLTLLVTVVVASEFHRWFSVSAIPGRELFEVVMIAGGSVALGFPLGVFGAVLSGLQRYDLGNAIGMGIAVLRALVFVTVLRMGGGLVQLAWASLIMNLLGHALSMALALRLLPGLHLGPSRVDRATLRVIGAYSGVAFVGALASSIAFQTDALVITAFLSAAAVTPFALAAGLVENVRSMVYSATFVLSPTASEMETRGETTQLHAMLLAGAKYSVLLSWPVLFGLLIFGENFLVTWVGPKYATAHSWLRLFTAHGPQASAGQVLAILTLPTLLSLPQSTASALLFGVSRHHGVVALSLANALVNLGLSLWWVHPWGLAGVALGTAVPLALLSGVATAVYACRELGLSVARYLWEGMGRAGIASLAFLLPAAAVNALWHPMGWIPLALSGGGCWLVFAACAWWGVVDPPERARWGRMLSGLIGRAPVAGGA
- a CDS encoding glycosyltransferase family 2 protein; translation: MMRVSVLLSAWNAEWCIERSLDSVFAQTRAADEVVVADDGSEDGTVALIERRYGTRVRVLRLPHRGLTPSRRASFEAATGDWLAVLDADDWWEPAKLARQVAFLEAHPELRWCGTDGVYVSAEGVIRDSWFSDYFHPVHELHGDLLPLLIERCFPLVSSMLIEREAYAASGGYDLAIPYSQDYALWLKLASRHPGGMLAEPLIHYWSSAGQLSRRLEPRYRDDLALMRRVANGEFRRDPGLQRRGAERAAAIAFDLAIVCLRDGRVDEARALLADARRHGPLRRRVLAWGGSLAPRAALRPLMRSGLLKRAVGGARAGSPRIANSPEAAP
- a CDS encoding glycosyltransferase family A protein, which codes for MSAPLEFAVAIPAHDGLPDVLEAVESALAQKLPPREIVVIDDASSDGTGAAIEARFGSRVRVARRELGSAAAARNAAWRESRAPWVAFLDADDLWYPDKLAVAAEHLGAVPEAAWFFSDGAFRTLEGALHPSWLSMWADLEDDYVGRPVAALIEVNFILTSSVVVKRELLEATGGFDTHLSHAEDLDLWIRLARRATVAASARSLVRYQHRAGGLTRQLGARLMGDVTLFSRLAEDRELAPGLRRRARHRAALARYKLAVAALREGQPAAARGHLSGAWLFPERALPVSLLAMASLLPPSLLGRLRRQTWATRPVVAPMGRQRRVALRSAAAEGVKS